Proteins encoded in a region of the Cytobacillus pseudoceanisediminis genome:
- a CDS encoding thermonuclease family protein: MKVIRWTIITIAIVFMLLLGIAAPAAFIGLAVFLIGLYLNNQYRKYKINFKRSGWIMAAGFVLSIFLATADSDATETVNEPEKKQIVTDQSEAGKAEEEKLAEEKAKEEKAKKQAEEQARLEAEQVEKQKQEEAEKQKQEQDQNQAAESLGLELVTVGRVVDGDTIETSDGRKVRLIGVNTPESTTRVEEYGKEASQFTTSELSGKKIWMQKDVSDTDRYGRLLRIVWVDIPTDDMDENEIREKMFNAHLVLNGYAEPSTYNPDVKYSEYFREFGREAREANKGLWALGDEGTTKGDLDSAAASSSSSSSGNASGSGSNDSSGTASSTGSSTESYQNCTELRKVYPSGVPSTHPAYDSKHDRDKDNYACER; the protein is encoded by the coding sequence TTGAAAGTTATAAGATGGACTATTATCACTATTGCTATTGTGTTTATGCTGTTACTGGGAATTGCAGCTCCTGCCGCATTTATTGGGTTAGCTGTCTTTCTTATTGGATTATATTTAAATAATCAGTATCGAAAATATAAGATAAATTTCAAAAGATCTGGCTGGATTATGGCTGCAGGTTTTGTGTTATCCATTTTTTTAGCAACTGCAGATTCAGATGCAACAGAAACTGTAAATGAGCCTGAGAAAAAACAAATAGTAACAGATCAGAGTGAAGCAGGTAAGGCTGAAGAAGAAAAGCTTGCTGAAGAGAAGGCTAAAGAAGAGAAAGCCAAAAAGCAGGCAGAGGAGCAAGCCCGGCTGGAAGCAGAACAGGTAGAAAAACAGAAACAAGAAGAGGCTGAAAAGCAAAAACAGGAACAGGATCAAAATCAGGCTGCAGAGAGCTTGGGCCTGGAACTAGTTACCGTTGGCAGAGTAGTAGACGGTGATACAATTGAAACATCAGACGGGAGGAAAGTCCGCCTGATTGGAGTGAACACTCCCGAATCAACAACGAGAGTGGAAGAATACGGAAAAGAAGCAAGCCAATTTACCACATCTGAGCTGTCTGGCAAGAAAATCTGGATGCAAAAGGATGTCTCTGACACAGACCGGTATGGCCGCCTGCTTAGAATTGTTTGGGTGGACATCCCCACTGATGATATGGACGAAAATGAAATACGTGAAAAAATGTTCAATGCACACTTGGTTCTGAATGGTTATGCCGAGCCATCCACCTATAATCCTGATGTAAAATACAGTGAATACTTCAGAGAATTTGGAAGGGAAGCAAGGGAAGCCAATAAAGGGTTATGGGCTCTCGGGGATGAGGGAACAACTAAAGGGGACCTGGATTCTGCAGCAGCCAGCAGTTCTTCGTCAAGTTCGGGGAATGCCAGCGGAAGCGGGTCGAATGACAGCAGTGGGACAGCCAGCAGTACAGGCAGCAGCACTGAGTCCTACCAAAACTGTACCGAGTTAAGGAAGGTATATCCAAGTGGTGTGCCTTCTACACATCCTGCCTATGACTCAAAACATGATAGAGACAAGGACAATTATGCCTGTGAACGCTGA
- a CDS encoding YdhK family protein has translation MLTSKKFAIWLVSLTAAITLTACGGNDGNAGQEGTSTEESTTNNESSGHSGDHSSMDHSGSGEVPEGIKEAENPKYEVGSQAFITEGHMEGMEGAEATITGAYDTTVYTVSYTPTTGGKKVENHKWVVHEEIADAGEEPFKEGAEVKINPSHMEGMDGAAAVIDSVQKTTVYTVDFTTADGQEVKNHMWVTENELSPSE, from the coding sequence ATGCTGACAAGTAAAAAATTTGCGATTTGGCTGGTTTCTCTAACTGCAGCGATAACATTAACTGCCTGCGGCGGAAATGATGGGAATGCCGGTCAGGAAGGCACCAGCACTGAAGAAAGCACAACGAATAATGAAAGCAGCGGCCACTCAGGAGACCATTCAAGCATGGACCATTCCGGCTCCGGGGAAGTTCCTGAAGGAATAAAGGAAGCTGAAAATCCAAAATATGAAGTTGGAAGCCAGGCCTTTATAACAGAAGGACATATGGAAGGGATGGAGGGAGCCGAAGCAACAATTACAGGCGCATATGATACTACTGTATATACGGTCTCTTATACACCAACCACTGGCGGTAAAAAAGTTGAAAATCATAAATGGGTAGTTCATGAAGAGATTGCTGATGCAGGAGAAGAGCCATTTAAAGAAGGCGCCGAGGTAAAAATAAATCCAAGTCACATGGAGGGGATGGACGGAGCAGCAGCTGTAATCGATTCTGTGCAGAAAACAACTGTCTATACAGTTGACTTTACTACAGCTGACGGTCAGGAAGTAAAAAACCACATGTGGGTAACAGAAAACGAGCTTTCTCCATCTGAATAA
- a CDS encoding four-helix bundle copper-binding protein has product MYSQSFEECIQACLECMKACNVCYDACLGEEDVKMMAECIRLDRECADICAFAAKTMQSNSPFAKQICILCAEICEACGNECKKHDHGHCKRCAEACFKCAEECRKMAS; this is encoded by the coding sequence ATGTATAGCCAATCCTTTGAAGAATGCATTCAGGCTTGTTTAGAATGCATGAAAGCCTGTAATGTATGCTATGATGCATGCTTAGGAGAAGAGGATGTTAAAATGATGGCGGAATGTATCCGCCTGGATAGGGAGTGTGCTGATATCTGTGCCTTTGCAGCTAAGACGATGCAGTCAAACAGCCCATTTGCCAAGCAAATTTGTATCCTATGCGCAGAAATTTGTGAAGCTTGCGGAAATGAGTGCAAAAAACATGATCACGGCCATTGCAAGCGCTGTGCTGAAGCCTGCTTTAAGTGTGCGGAGGAATGCCGTAAAATGGCTTCTTAA
- a CDS encoding TVP38/TMEM64 family protein has protein sequence MFSDIIGWLSDEPILAAFFSISMNIAAAITGFLPSAFITAGTVAAFDLKMGLILLIIGEAAGAIISFILYRKGITALTSSFPQLKNNKLFSKLQNAEGPAAYFMVVLLRVLPFVPSGAVTLAAAYSRMRLLPFGIASTIGKIPALLIEAFAVSHALKLKMELQIAIFLFTAFSFLVYYLLKKYKLS, from the coding sequence ATGTTTTCTGATATCATAGGATGGCTTTCAGATGAACCGATATTGGCAGCTTTTTTTAGCATATCCATGAACATTGCTGCCGCGATAACGGGTTTCCTCCCAAGTGCCTTTATTACTGCGGGCACAGTTGCTGCTTTTGATCTGAAAATGGGGCTAATCCTATTAATCATCGGAGAAGCAGCTGGAGCAATTATAAGTTTTATTCTTTATCGTAAAGGAATCACTGCGCTTACCTCCTCTTTTCCTCAGCTTAAGAATAACAAATTATTTTCTAAGCTCCAAAATGCGGAAGGGCCGGCTGCCTATTTCATGGTTGTTTTGCTGAGGGTATTGCCGTTTGTCCCATCAGGTGCAGTCACACTGGCAGCAGCATACAGCAGGATGAGGCTTCTGCCCTTTGGCATTGCCAGCACCATCGGAAAAATACCTGCTTTGTTAATTGAAGCCTTTGCGGTTTCACATGCACTAAAATTAAAAATGGAGCTGCAAATAGCCATTTTCCTTTTTACTGCTTTTTCCTTTTTGGTTTACTATTTATTAAAAAAATATAAATTAAGTTAA
- a CDS encoding ATP-dependent DNA helicase produces MDNKIKISVRSLVEYVYKSGSIETGFRSAVPLSEGTRIHQRIQKLYGEEDQKEVYLHTVLTFNHLDFQLEGRCDGLFIRNEEHIIDEIKSVSLPLSEIDEFAYPVHWAQAKCYAFMYAKDHNLPDMTVQLTYVQSKTDEVKRFQQSYSLRELEEFILYLLESYFPYADWKIQHQQALTKSIQELAFPFPAYRNGQRRFAGAVYKTIAEGKNLFANAPTGIGKTISTLFPALKAIGEGHIQRIIYATAKTITRQAAEGAIAMMGDDGLNLKSVTITAKDKICFKEETNCQKDNCEFANGYYDRINQAVLDLLKNENMISRTAIEQYAKKHKVCPFEFSLDAAYAADAIIGDYNYIFDPRVSLKRLLEEEKKKTALLIDEAHNLVDRGREMYSSSLEKSAFLQLSRSFKGKDEGIQKSAKQVNGIFIALKKKCGENQEIAEKNPPEELFEILEEFVQYSENYLGQNRNNTEEELLEVFFAAQNFIRIGKLYDDRFVTYIQKERNDLIIKLFCLDPSSLLHKARKGYKSAIFFSATLMPLNYYLDMLCFQEEDFIVSVPSPFSKDQAKVYIQPLSTRYRDREGSIEPIVRTIKSMLKGQKGNYLIFFPSYQYMEIVYGRFLNEEMPVHAIIQKTGMDEREREEFLDAFQPNASGTLLGFAVMGGIFSEGIDLQGDRLNGVFVVGVGLPQIGFERDMMKAYFQQQGKNGYDYAYTYPGMNKVLQAGGRLIRSENDTGMIVLMDDRYLQAKYQTLLPDEWKDSILLRS; encoded by the coding sequence ATGGATAATAAGATAAAAATATCGGTTAGATCGTTAGTTGAATATGTTTATAAAAGCGGCAGCATTGAAACAGGCTTCCGTTCTGCAGTGCCGCTTTCAGAAGGAACAAGGATTCATCAAAGAATCCAAAAACTTTATGGGGAAGAAGACCAAAAAGAAGTGTATCTGCACACAGTCTTAACCTTCAATCACCTAGACTTTCAGCTTGAGGGCAGGTGTGACGGGCTTTTCATCAGAAATGAAGAACACATTATCGATGAAATTAAGTCTGTTTCCCTCCCGCTATCTGAAATAGATGAATTTGCATATCCAGTCCATTGGGCTCAGGCTAAATGCTATGCTTTCATGTATGCAAAAGATCATAATCTTCCAGACATGACAGTTCAATTAACCTATGTACAATCTAAAACAGATGAAGTGAAAAGATTTCAGCAAAGCTATTCTTTACGTGAACTTGAAGAATTTATACTTTACCTTCTGGAATCCTATTTTCCATACGCCGACTGGAAGATTCAGCATCAACAGGCATTAACAAAGAGCATACAAGAATTGGCTTTTCCTTTTCCTGCCTACCGAAATGGCCAGAGAAGATTTGCCGGGGCAGTATACAAAACCATTGCAGAGGGGAAAAACTTATTTGCCAACGCACCTACAGGCATCGGCAAAACAATTTCCACTCTTTTTCCAGCATTAAAAGCCATTGGGGAAGGCCATATTCAGAGGATCATTTATGCCACAGCCAAAACCATTACCCGTCAGGCTGCTGAAGGGGCCATAGCCATGATGGGGGATGATGGATTGAATCTTAAATCGGTCACAATCACAGCTAAAGACAAAATTTGCTTTAAGGAAGAAACCAATTGCCAAAAAGACAACTGTGAGTTTGCCAATGGATATTACGACCGGATCAACCAGGCCGTACTTGACCTCCTGAAGAATGAGAACATGATAAGCAGAACGGCAATTGAACAATATGCTAAGAAGCATAAAGTCTGCCCTTTTGAATTTTCATTGGATGCCGCATATGCCGCTGACGCCATTATTGGTGATTATAACTATATTTTCGATCCGAGGGTCTCACTTAAGCGATTACTGGAAGAGGAGAAAAAGAAAACGGCTCTATTGATCGATGAAGCTCATAACCTGGTGGACCGCGGAAGGGAAATGTATTCAAGTTCCCTGGAGAAATCAGCCTTTCTTCAGTTGAGCAGAAGCTTTAAGGGGAAGGATGAAGGGATTCAAAAAAGCGCAAAACAGGTTAATGGAATTTTTATTGCATTAAAAAAGAAATGTGGTGAAAATCAGGAAATCGCAGAAAAAAATCCCCCAGAAGAACTTTTTGAGATTCTTGAAGAATTTGTTCAATACTCCGAAAACTACCTGGGGCAAAACAGAAACAATACGGAAGAAGAATTGCTGGAAGTATTCTTTGCTGCCCAGAATTTCATCAGAATAGGAAAACTGTATGATGACAGGTTTGTAACGTATATTCAAAAGGAGAGGAATGACCTGATCATCAAGTTATTTTGCCTGGATCCTTCGAGTCTTCTGCACAAGGCCAGAAAAGGATATAAATCGGCTATCTTTTTTTCCGCTACCTTAATGCCTCTTAACTATTATCTGGACATGCTTTGCTTTCAAGAGGAAGATTTCATTGTATCCGTTCCTTCCCCTTTCTCCAAAGATCAGGCTAAGGTCTACATACAGCCGCTTTCCACCAGATATCGTGACCGGGAAGGATCTATCGAACCGATTGTCAGAACAATCAAGAGCATGCTAAAGGGACAGAAGGGGAATTACTTAATCTTCTTTCCATCCTATCAATATATGGAAATTGTTTATGGAAGGTTCCTCAATGAGGAAATGCCAGTACATGCAATTATTCAAAAGACAGGAATGGATGAAAGAGAAAGGGAGGAGTTTCTGGATGCATTTCAGCCAAATGCTTCTGGTACTCTGTTGGGGTTCGCCGTCATGGGCGGGATTTTTTCAGAAGGAATTGATTTGCAGGGAGATAGGCTGAATGGTGTATTTGTGGTTGGTGTGGGTCTTCCCCAGATCGGGTTTGAACGTGATATGATGAAAGCTTATTTCCAGCAGCAAGGGAAAAACGGCTATGATTATGCCTATACTTATCCTGGAATGAACAAAGTTCTTCAGGCAGGGGGCAGGCTTATTCGTTCTGAAAACGATACAGGGATGATTGTCTTAATGGATGACAGGTATTTACAGGCAAAGTATCAGACCCTGCTGCCTGATGAATGGAAGGATTCTATTTTGTTAAGAAGTTAA
- a CDS encoding helix-turn-helix transcriptional regulator — translation MTKLKECHRPVFDLAIRTADMLVRMFGSRCEVAVHDFSDLKKSLIHIAGDITDRKIGSPITDLVLNELAKHKNEVNDIANYKTQSKKGNVMKSSTIFLRDDENKVIGALCLNYDISLLMQFGGEIEEFISFDEHSSKSETFFNSVQDVIHEMVDQVLQGFRKAPSLMTLEEKVECVRQLEDKGTFLIKGATDYVASVLGVSKFTIYNYLQKIRTINELQPEAVEHK, via the coding sequence GTGACAAAGTTGAAGGAATGCCATAGACCTGTTTTTGACTTGGCGATCCGAACCGCAGATATGCTGGTTCGAATGTTTGGTTCCCGCTGTGAAGTGGCCGTGCACGATTTCAGCGACTTAAAAAAATCGCTTATTCATATAGCAGGAGATATAACGGACAGGAAAATCGGCTCACCCATTACAGATCTTGTATTGAATGAATTAGCCAAACATAAAAACGAAGTTAATGATATAGCCAATTATAAAACACAATCCAAAAAAGGGAATGTCATGAAATCATCCACGATTTTTCTGCGTGATGATGAAAATAAAGTAATTGGTGCATTGTGCCTTAATTATGATATTAGTCTGCTCATGCAATTTGGAGGAGAGATTGAAGAGTTTATCAGCTTTGATGAACATTCTTCTAAATCGGAGACCTTTTTTAATTCCGTCCAGGATGTTATTCACGAGATGGTGGATCAAGTACTTCAAGGCTTTAGGAAGGCACCTTCATTGATGACGCTCGAAGAAAAAGTTGAATGTGTCCGCCAGCTTGAAGATAAAGGGACATTCCTCATTAAAGGGGCAACTGATTATGTTGCATCTGTGCTTGGGGTTTCCAAATTCACCATCTATAATTACCTGCAGAAAATCAGAACGATTAATGAGCTGCAGCCGGAAGCTGTGGAGCATAAATAA
- a CDS encoding response regulator transcription factor: MKTILLVDDETRMLDLISLYLTPLGYNCIKLASGSDALLYLETHSADLVLLDVMMPEMDGWKVCEEVKKYWDIPIIMLTAKSEKPDIVKGLNIGADDYILKPFDEEELSARIEAVLRRNKKDGKTKTFKGLELKEDSFELWYKNKEILLTPKEFSMLSLFLSNLNRVFSREHLIGSVWGYGVSIEDRTIDSHVRNLREKLRKAGFPADQYLTTVWGLGYKWAGKD, translated from the coding sequence GTGAAAACAATACTTTTGGTTGACGATGAAACAAGAATGCTGGATCTAATTTCTTTATACTTAACACCCCTCGGCTACAATTGCATTAAATTGGCATCAGGCTCAGATGCCTTGCTTTACTTAGAAACCCATTCAGCAGATCTCGTCCTTTTGGATGTTATGATGCCTGAAATGGATGGATGGAAAGTATGCGAGGAGGTAAAAAAATATTGGGATATTCCCATCATTATGCTTACTGCGAAAAGCGAAAAGCCGGACATTGTAAAAGGATTGAACATCGGAGCAGATGATTATATTTTAAAGCCATTCGATGAAGAGGAGTTATCTGCAAGGATTGAAGCAGTTCTGAGAAGAAACAAAAAAGATGGAAAAACCAAAACCTTTAAAGGGCTGGAACTTAAAGAAGATTCTTTTGAACTTTGGTATAAAAATAAGGAAATCCTTTTGACTCCCAAAGAGTTTTCAATGTTAAGCCTGTTCCTCTCAAACCTGAACAGAGTTTTTTCACGTGAGCATTTAATAGGCTCTGTATGGGGTTATGGCGTTTCAATCGAAGACCGCACCATCGATTCGCATGTCAGAAATTTACGGGAAAAATTAAGAAAAGCCGGGTTTCCTGCAGATCAGTATCTGACGACTGTCTGGGGTTTAGGCTATAAATGGGCCGGAAAGGATTAA
- a CDS encoding mechanosensitive ion channel family protein, giving the protein MLFIKNVTIKEAMLFLLFAGVILAAKWTVNLLVKKRKGKSAQNDRIMQGISSLVNWAAFYGIIILFLFYFSREKWLFYTLFTAGEVDVTLYLIIVAFLTVSLANRIVKVFTKYVLTSVYEFYGVDRGLGYSFNRMIYYTVMIAALAISLTTVGLDLTAAAAMLGVLGIGIGFGMRNIAGNFISGIIILFERPIEIGEVIEINNKIGKIESIRLRSTIVRTAKEGTLIVPNQYFIEQIIKNRTGSEMLAQVLISVAYGTDTDKVEKLLREAVEVVMPKTEGVLTAPAPDIRFVDFRNKAMDFLIEVPVANFEAKQKFESRLRHVIAEKFYKNGIELATAQLLSNE; this is encoded by the coding sequence ATGCTGTTTATAAAAAATGTAACCATTAAGGAAGCAATGCTGTTTTTATTGTTTGCAGGAGTAATATTGGCTGCCAAATGGACCGTTAACTTACTCGTGAAAAAGAGAAAGGGCAAGTCAGCACAAAACGACCGGATCATGCAGGGAATTTCTTCACTCGTGAACTGGGCAGCTTTTTATGGAATTATCATTCTATTCTTGTTTTATTTTTCGAGGGAGAAATGGCTTTTTTATACCTTGTTCACAGCTGGGGAGGTAGATGTGACGCTATATTTAATAATTGTAGCGTTTTTGACAGTCTCGCTTGCAAATCGGATCGTAAAAGTATTCACTAAATATGTATTAACATCTGTTTATGAATTCTATGGAGTTGATCGGGGGCTCGGCTATTCATTCAACAGAATGATCTATTATACCGTCATGATTGCAGCGCTCGCCATCAGCCTGACAACGGTTGGGCTTGATTTAACAGCGGCTGCTGCCATGCTGGGTGTTCTCGGCATTGGTATAGGATTCGGCATGCGCAATATTGCCGGTAACTTTATTTCAGGCATCATCATCCTCTTCGAACGGCCTATTGAAATTGGGGAAGTAATCGAGATCAATAATAAGATCGGTAAAATAGAAAGCATCCGTCTCAGATCCACTATCGTCCGCACTGCTAAAGAGGGAACCCTCATCGTCCCAAACCAATACTTCATCGAACAAATCATCAAGAACCGGACAGGCTCAGAAATGCTTGCCCAGGTCCTAATCAGCGTAGCGTACGGTACTGATACAGATAAAGTTGAAAAGCTTCTTAGAGAAGCAGTCGAGGTTGTAATGCCTAAAACAGAAGGGGTTTTAACGGCACCTGCACCTGATATCCGTTTTGTGGATTTCCGCAATAAGGCCATGGACTTTCTAATAGAAGTCCCTGTTGCAAACTTTGAAGCCAAACAGAAATTTGAAAGCCGGTTAAGACATGTAATTGCTGAGAAGTTTTATAAAAATGGGATCGAACTTGCCACAGCACAGCTGCTGTCAAACGAATGA
- a CDS encoding YczE/YyaS/YitT family protein: protein MIIGALIDFWLLVIFGDLTPQTLAGQSFILLFGILSMGMGVAIYLQAKFPASPMDTLMVAIHTRFGLNLRNSRIISESFALLLAFLFKGAIGVGTIVVTLTLGLVVQFFYPVFERTLERMQAPKGPLITK, encoded by the coding sequence TTGATTATTGGCGCACTAATTGACTTTTGGCTTCTCGTTATTTTTGGTGACCTTACCCCGCAAACATTGGCAGGTCAATCATTCATTTTGCTTTTTGGGATCCTTTCGATGGGTATGGGAGTGGCCATCTATCTGCAGGCCAAATTCCCCGCTAGTCCGATGGATACATTGATGGTGGCCATTCACACTAGATTTGGATTGAATTTAAGAAACTCAAGGATTATCAGCGAAAGCTTTGCCCTGCTCCTTGCATTCTTATTCAAAGGTGCAATCGGTGTAGGCACGATTGTGGTCACATTAACACTTGGTCTGGTTGTACAATTCTTTTACCCGGTTTTCGAAAGAACGCTTGAAAGAATGCAGGCGCCCAAAGGCCCGCTTATCACCAAATGA
- the sdaAA gene encoding L-serine ammonia-lyase, iron-sulfur-dependent, subunit alpha encodes MFRNVAELVELAENKGVKIAEIMIQQEIEVTGLTRDEIIAKMDRNLTVMEQAVERGLKGVTSVTGLTGGDAVLLQKYIQSGKALSGNILLDAVSKAVATNEVNAAMGTICATPTAGSAGVVPGTLFAVKEVLNPTRMEMIEFLFTSAAFGFVVANNASISGAAGGCQAEVGSASGMAAASIVEMAGGTPKQAAEAMAITLKNMLGLVCDPVAGLVEVPCVKRNAMGASNAMTAADMALAGITSRIPCDEVINAMFLIGQSMPSALRETAEGGLAATPTGRRLQEEIFGKKQ; translated from the coding sequence TTGTTTAGAAATGTTGCTGAGCTTGTTGAGCTCGCTGAAAATAAAGGTGTAAAAATTGCTGAAATCATGATTCAGCAGGAGATAGAAGTAACTGGTTTGACTCGTGATGAAATTATCGCCAAAATGGACCGCAATTTGACAGTCATGGAACAGGCTGTCGAGAGAGGACTGAAAGGTGTCACGTCTGTTACGGGTCTGACTGGCGGTGATGCAGTCCTTCTGCAAAAGTACATTCAGAGCGGAAAGGCTTTATCAGGAAATATTTTATTGGATGCTGTCAGCAAAGCAGTTGCAACCAATGAAGTGAACGCTGCAATGGGTACAATCTGTGCCACCCCTACAGCAGGTTCGGCTGGCGTGGTGCCAGGCACACTGTTCGCTGTAAAAGAAGTTCTCAATCCAACACGAATGGAAATGATAGAATTTCTGTTTACTTCAGCAGCATTTGGCTTTGTGGTGGCAAACAATGCCTCCATATCCGGTGCAGCAGGAGGATGTCAGGCTGAGGTAGGGTCTGCAAGCGGCATGGCGGCAGCATCTATTGTAGAAATGGCAGGCGGGACACCAAAACAGGCGGCTGAAGCGATGGCAATAACACTTAAAAACATGCTGGGCCTTGTTTGTGATCCAGTTGCGGGACTAGTAGAAGTTCCATGTGTAAAGCGAAATGCCATGGGTGCTTCCAACGCCATGACAGCAGCAGACATGGCCCTCGCCGGAATTACAAGCAGAATTCCATGTGATGAAGTCATCAACGCAATGTTCCTTATCGGGCAATCCATGCCTTCAGCACTCAGGGAAACAGCTGAGGGAGGGCTGGCTGCCACGCCAACCGGAAGAAGACTGCAGGAAGAGATCTTTGGGAAAAAACAGTAA
- the sdaAB gene encoding L-serine ammonia-lyase, iron-sulfur-dependent subunit beta, which produces MKYRSAFDIIGPVMIGPSSSHTAGAARIGRVARTLFGKQPSKAEISLYGSFAKTYKGHGTDVAIVGGILDFDTFDERIPSALQLAEEAGIEVIFTVEDTVTDHPNTVRVKLTEGDRDLELVGISIGGGTIEITELNSFELKLSGEHPAILVVHNDQFGVISAVTNILSKHQINIGHMEVSRKEKGKMAIMVIEVDQKIGHDVMTELEGLPNITQIIRMVD; this is translated from the coding sequence ATGAAATACAGATCCGCGTTTGATATTATTGGACCGGTTATGATCGGACCTTCAAGTTCACATACAGCCGGAGCTGCACGCATTGGGCGTGTTGCCCGGACTCTTTTCGGAAAACAGCCGTCCAAAGCCGAGATTTCTTTATACGGTTCTTTTGCAAAAACCTATAAAGGACATGGTACGGATGTTGCCATTGTTGGCGGAATCCTCGACTTTGATACTTTTGACGAGCGAATTCCTTCTGCTCTTCAATTAGCTGAAGAAGCAGGGATTGAAGTCATTTTTACAGTTGAAGATACCGTTACAGACCATCCTAATACTGTACGGGTCAAGCTTACCGAAGGAGATCGTGACCTTGAACTTGTGGGGATATCCATCGGCGGCGGGACAATAGAAATAACCGAACTGAATTCTTTTGAACTAAAGTTATCTGGCGAACATCCTGCCATTTTAGTTGTGCATAACGATCAGTTTGGAGTTATTTCCGCTGTTACGAATATTTTATCAAAGCACCAGATTAATATTGGACATATGGAAGTTTCACGCAAGGAAAAAGGGAAAATGGCAATTATGGTCATTGAAGTGGATCAGAAGATCGGCCATGATGTGATGACAGAGCTTGAAGGGCTTCCGAATATCACTCAAATTATCAGAATGGTTGACTAA
- a CDS encoding M42 family metallopeptidase: MSYPNTKETINLLKEIVSIPSPSGNTNEVITYVEKFLKELTVETKRNRKGGLIASLPGKDQNRHRMLTAHVDTLGAIVKEIKPSGRLKIDLIGGFKYNSIEGEYCEIETSSGNKFTGTILMHQTSVHVYKDAGKAERNQENMEVRIDEKVHNAEDVRALGIEVGDFVSFDPRVQTTPAGFIKSRHLDDKASVAILLQLIKQLKSENIELPYTTHFLISNNEEIGYGGNSNITPETVEYLAVDMGAMGDGQSTDEYTVSICVKDASGPYHYELRKRLVQLAKDNGIGYKLDIYPFYGSDASAAIRAGHDIVHGLIGPGIDSSHAFERTHEDSIENTAKLLYHYVQSEMVL; this comes from the coding sequence ATGTCATACCCAAATACAAAAGAAACCATTAACTTGCTAAAAGAAATCGTTTCTATTCCAAGTCCATCCGGAAATACCAATGAAGTGATTACATATGTGGAAAAGTTTTTGAAAGAGCTTACTGTTGAAACAAAACGCAACCGCAAGGGAGGGCTAATTGCTTCCCTTCCCGGTAAAGACCAAAATCGTCACCGGATGCTGACTGCCCATGTTGATACTCTGGGAGCGATTGTGAAAGAAATTAAGCCAAGCGGACGCCTGAAGATTGACCTGATCGGCGGATTCAAATATAACTCGATAGAAGGCGAATATTGTGAAATCGAGACATCATCAGGCAATAAATTCACCGGTACCATTCTGATGCATCAGACTTCAGTTCATGTATACAAAGATGCCGGGAAAGCTGAAAGAAACCAGGAGAACATGGAAGTCCGAATTGATGAAAAAGTACATAATGCTGAGGATGTCCGTGCACTGGGTATTGAAGTTGGGGACTTTGTTTCCTTTGATCCGCGTGTGCAGACGACACCGGCAGGATTCATTAAATCACGCCATCTTGACGACAAGGCAAGTGTCGCCATCCTTCTTCAGCTGATTAAACAGCTGAAGTCCGAGAACATTGAACTGCCGTACACAACCCATTTTCTTATCTCAAATAATGAAGAAATCGGCTATGGCGGCAATTCCAATATCACACCGGAGACAGTAGAATATCTGGCTGTGGATATGGGTGCTATGGGAGACGGGCAATCTACTGATGAGTATACCGTTTCCATCTGTGTGAAGGATGCAAGCGGCCCTTATCACTACGAACTAAGAAAGCGTCTGGTTCAGCTTGCAAAGGATAATGGAATTGGGTACAAGCTTGATATCTATCCTTTTTACGGATCTGATGCTTCGGCAGCCATACGTGCCGGACACGACATTGTCCACGGCTTAATCGGACCGGGGATTGATTCTTCCCATGCATTCGAGCGTACACATGAGGATTCAATTGAAAATACAGCTAAGCTGCTGTATCACTATGTACAGTCGGAAATGGTCCTATAA